Proteins encoded together in one Panthera uncia isolate 11264 chromosome A2, Puncia_PCG_1.0, whole genome shotgun sequence window:
- the SLC4A2 gene encoding anion exchange protein 2, with amino-acid sequence MSSAPRRPASGADSFCTPEPESLGSAAPGFPEQEEDELHRTLGVERFEEILQEAGSRGGEEPGRSYGEEDFEYHRQSSHHIHHPLSAHLPPDARRRKTPQGLGRKPRRRPGASPTGETPTIEEGEEDEDEASEAEGARALTQPSPVSTPSSVQFFLQEDEGPDRKTERTSPSPPPPLPHQEGAPRASRGAQTGAPAEEVAAVASGAAGGDDGGASGRPQPKAQPGHRSYNLQERRRIGSMTGAEQALLPRVPTDESEAQTLATADLDLMKSHRFEDVPGVRRHLVRKNAKGSGQGGREGREPGPTPRTRPRAPHKPHEVFVELNELLLDKNQEPQWRETARWIKFEEDVEEETERWGKPHVASLSFRSLLELRRTLAHGAVLLDLDQQTLPGVAHQVVEQMVISDQIKAEDRANVLRALLLKHSHPSDEKDFSFPRNISAGSLGSLLGHHHGQGAESDPHVTEPLIGGVPDTRLEVERERELPPPAPPAGITRSKSKHELKLLEKIPENAEATVVLVGCVEFLSRPTMAFVRLREAVELDAVLEVPVPVRFLFLLLGPSSANMDYHEIGRSISTLMSDKQFHEAAYLADEREDLLTAINAFLDCSVVLPPSEVQGEELLRSVAHFQRQMLKKREEQGRLLPTGAGLEPKSAQDKALLQMVEAAGAVEDDPLRRTGRPFGGLIRDVRRRYPHYLSDFRDALDPQCLAAVIFIYFAALSPAITFGGLLGEKTQDLIGVSELIMSTALQGVIFCLLGAQPLLVIGFSGPLLVFEEAFFSFCRSNNLEYLVGRVWIGFWLVLLALLMVALEGSFLVRFVSRFTQEIFAFLISLIFIYETFYKLIKIFQEHPLHGCSVSNSSEADSGENTTWHGAGATLGPGNGSSSVPAGQGRPRGQPNTALLSLVLMAGTFFIAFFLRKFKNSRFFPGRVRRVIGDFGVPIAILIMVLVDYSIEDTYTQKLSVPSGFSVTAPEKRGWVINPLGENSSFPVWMMVASLLPAILVFILIFMETQITTLIISKKERMLQKGSGFHLDLLLIVAMGGICALFGLPWLAAATVRSVTHANALTVMSKAVAPGDKPKIQEVKEQRVTGLLVALLVGLSLVIGDLLRQIPLAVLFGIFLYMGVTSLNGIQFYERLHLLLMPPKHHPDVTYVKKVRTLRMHLFTALQLLCLALLWAVMSTAASLAFPFILILTVPLRMVVLTRIFTEREMKCLDANEAEPVFDEREGVDEYNEMPMPV; translated from the exons ATGAGCAGCGCCCCCCGGCGCCCCGCCTCGGGCGCAGATTCTTTCTGTACT CCAGAGCCAGAGAGCTTGGGCTCTGCAGCGCCTGGGTTCCCCGAGCAGGAGGAGGATGAACTCCACCGCACCCTGGGTGTGGAGCGGTTTGAGGAGATCCTGCAGGAGGCTGGGTCTCGAGGAGGAGAGGAGCCAGGCCGCAGCTATGGGGAGGAAGACTTTGAAT ACCACCGCCAGTCCTCCCACCACATCCATCACCCGCTGTCTGCCCACTTGCCTCCGGACGCCCGCCGCCGCAAGACCCCCCAGGGCCTGGGAAGGAAGCCTCGCAGGCGCCCTGGAGCCTCCCCTACCGGGGAGACCCCCACCAttgaagagggggaggaagatgAGGATGAGGCCAGTGAGGCCGAGGGGGCCCGGGCACTTACCCAACCGTCCCCTGTCTCCACACCCTCTTCGGTGCag TTCTTTCTCCAGGAGGATGAAGGCCCCGACCGGAAGACAGAGAGGACCAGTCCATCCCCTCCTCCACCGCTGCCCCACCAGGAGGGGGCTCCCCGGGCCAGCAGAGGGGCCCAGACTGG AGCCCCGGCGGAAGAGGTGGCCGCTGTGGCCAGTGGCGCGGCAGGAGGTGATGACGGGGGAGCTTCCGGGCGCCCCCAGCCCAAAGCGCAGCCTGGGCACCGAAGCTACAACCTGCAGGAGAGGAGGCGTATTGGAAGCATGACTGGGGCTGAGCAGGCTCTGCTGCCCCGAGTCCCCACAGACGAGAGTGAGGCCCAGACGCTGGCCACCGCTGACCTAGACCTCATGAAGA GCCACCGGTTCGAGGACGTTCCTGGAGTGCGTCGGCACTTGGTGCGGAAGAATGCCAAAGGGTCTGGGCAGGGTGGCCGGGAAGGCCGAGAGCCTGGCCCCACGCCTCGGACCCGGCCCCGGGCTCCCCACAAGCCTCACGAG GTATTTGTGGAGCTCAACGAGTTGCTGCTGGACAAAAACCAGGAGCCCCAGTGGCGGGAGACAGCGCGCTGGATCAAATTtgaggaggatgtggaggaagagacGGAGCGCTGGGGGAAGCCCCACGTGGCCTCCCTGTCCTTCCGCAGCCTCCTTGAGCTCCGCCGGACCCTGGCCCATG GGGCTGTGCTTCTGGACCTGGACCAGCAGACCCTGCCTGGGGTGGCCCACCAGGTGGTGGAGCAGATGGTCATCTCTGACCAGATCAAGGCTGAAGACAGAGCCAACGTGCTGCGGGCCCTGCTGCTGAAACACag CCACCCGAGTGATGAGAAGGACTTCTCCTTCCCTCGAAACATCTCAGCCGGCTCCCTGGGCTCCCTGCTAGGGCATCACCATGGCCAGGGGGCCGAGAGTGACCCCCATGTCACTGAACCTCTCATCGGAGGCGTTCCCGACACTCGGCTAGAGGTGGAACGAGAG CGGGAGCTGCCACCTCCAGCCCCGCCAGCCGGCATCACTCGCTCCAAGTCCAAGCACGAACTGAAGCTCCTGGAGAAGATCCCCGAGAACGCCGAGGCCACGGTGGTCCTTGTGG GCTGTGTGGAGTTCCTCTCCCGCCCCACCATGGCCTTCGTGCGGCTGCGGGAGGCCGTGGAGCTGGACGCGGTGCTGGAGGTACCCGTGCCCGTGCGcttcctcttcctgcttctgggCCCGAGCAGCGCCAACATGGACTACCACGAGATCGGCCGTTCTATCTCTACCCTCATGTCTGACAAG CAATTCCACGAGGCAGCCTACCTGGCAGACGAGCGGGAGGACCTGCTGACCGCCATCAACGCCTTCCTGGATTGCAGCGTGGTGCTGCCGCCCTCGGAGGTGCAGGGCGAGGAGCTGCTGCGATCCGTCGCTCACTTCCAACGCCAGATGCTCAAGAAGCGAGAGGAGCAGGGCCGGCTGTTGCCCACGGGGGCGGGACTGGAGCCCAAGTCGGCCCAAGATAAGG CGCTCCTGCAGATGGTAGAGGCGGCAGGCGCAGTCGAAGACGATCCCCTCCGGCGGACGGGCCGGCCCTTTGGGGGCCTGATCCGGGACGTGCGGCGCCGCTATCCCCACTACCTGAGTGACTTCCGAGATGCGCTTGACCCTCAGTGCCTGGCTGCCGTCATCTTCATCTACTTCGCAGCCCTGTCCCCTGCCATCACCTTCGGGGGGCTGCTGG GAGAGAAAACTCAGGACCTGATTGGGGTGTCGGAGCTGATCATGTCCACGGCGCTCCAGGGGGTGATCTTCTGCCTGCTGGGGGCCCAGCCGCTGCTGGTGATCGGCTTCTCTGGGCCCCTGCTGGTGTTTGAGGAGGCCTTCTTCTCG TTCTGCAGGAGCAACAACCTGGAGTACCTGGTGGGCCGCGTGTGGATCGGCTTCTGGCTGGTGCTCCTGGCCCTGCTCATGGTGGCCCTGGAGGGGAGCTTCCTGGTGCGCTTTGTCTCCCGGTTCACCCAGGAGATCTTTGCCTTCCTCATCTCCCTCATCTTCATCTACGAGACCTTCTACAAGCTGATTAAG ATCTTCCAGGAACACCCCCTCCACGGCTGCTCCGTCTCCAATAGCTCTGAGGCAGACAGCGGCGAGAACACCACGTGGCACGGGGCAGGAGCCACGCTGGGGCCGGGGAATGGGAGCTCATCTGTGCCAGCCGGGCAGGGGAGGCCTCGGGGCCAGCCCAACACGGCCCTGCTGTCACTGGTGCTCATGGCCGGCACCTTCTTTATCGCTTTCTTCCTGCGCAAATTCAAGAACAGCCGGTTCTTCCCTGGCCGG GTGCGGCGGGTGATTGGGGACTTTGGGGTGCCCATCGCGATCCTCATCATGGTGCTTGTGGATTACAGTATCGAGGACACCTATACCCAG AAGCTGAGCGTGCCCAGTGGATTCTCCGTGACAGCCCCAGAAAAGCGGGGCTGGGTCATCAACCCTCTGGGGGAGAACAGCTCCTTCCCCGTGTGGATGATGGTTGCCAGCCTGCTGCCCGCCATCTTGGTCTTCATCCTCATTTTCATGGAGACTCAGATCACCAC GCTGATCATCTCCAAGAAGGAGCGGATGCTGCAGAAGGGCTCCGGCTTCCACCTGGACCTGCTGCTTATCGTGGCCATGGGAGGCATCTGTGCCCTCTTCGGCCTGCCCTGGCTGGCTGCCGCCACTGTCCGCTCCGTCACCCACGCCAACGCGCTCACCGTCATGAGCAAGGCCGTGGCGCCTGGGGACAAGCCCAAGATCCAGGAGGTCAAGGAGCAGCGGGTAACAGGGCTGCTGGTCGCCCTGCTTGTGG GCCTCTCCTTGGTTATTGGGGACCTGCTCCGGCAGATCCCCTTGGCTGTGctctttggaatttttctgtaCATGGGAGTTACCTCCCTTAACGGGATCCAGTTCTACGAGCGGCTGCACCTGCTGCTCATGCCCCCCAAACACCACCCAGATGTGACCTACGTCAAGAAG GTTCGGACCCTCCGTATGCACCTGTTCACAGCCCTGCAGCTGCTCTGCTTGGCCTTGCTCTGGGCGGTCATGTCCACAGCCGCCTCCCTGGCCTTCCCCTTCATCCTCATCCTCACAGTGCCGCTCCGCATGGTGGTGCTCACCCGAATCTTCACCGAGCGAGAGATGAAATGT ctGGATGCTAATGAGGCGGAGCCAGTGTTCGATGAGCGGGAGGGTGTGGACGAGTACAATGAGATGCCCATGCCTGTGTAG
- the FASTK gene encoding fas-activated serine/threonine kinase — protein sequence MRKPRREPGSRAPRPTEGATCAGPEESWSPTPNSMLRVLLSAQASAARLSGLLLLPPVQPCCLGPGKWGDWPPGGGLHAGPVQGLQRLLEQARSPGELLRWLGQNPTKVRAHHYPVALRRLGQLLGSQPRPPPVEQATLQDLSQLIIRNCPSFDIHTIHVCLHLAVLLGFPSDGPLMCALEQERRFRLPPKPPPSLQPVLRGGQRLEAALSCPRFLRHPRQHLIRSLAEARPEELTPHVMVLLAQHLARHRLREPQLLEAIAHFLVVQEMQLSSKVVQKLVLPFGRLNYLPLEQQFMPCLERILAREAGVAPLATVNILMSLCQLRCLPFRALHFVFSPGFINHIGGTPHALIVRRYLSLLDAAVELELPGYRGPRLPRRQQVPIFPQPLITDRARCKYSHKDIVAEGLRQLLGEEKYRQDLTVPPGYCTDFLLCVSSSGAVLPVRTQDPFLPYPPRSCPQGQAASQPTTHDPAQRVVLMLRERWHFCRDGRVLLGSRALRERHLGLMGYQLLPLPFEELESQRGLPQLKSYLRQKLQALGLRWGPEGG from the exons ATGAGGAAGCCGCGGAGGGAGCCCGGCTCCCGGGCCCCGAGACCGACTGAGGGAGCGACCTGCGCGGGGCCTGAGGAGTCAT GGTCTCCAACACCAAACTCCATGCTTCGagtcctgctctctgcccaggCCTCTGCTGCTCGGCTCTCTGGCCTGCTGCTGCTCCCGCCAGTACAGCCCTGTTGTCTGGGGCCCGGCAAGTGGGGGGACTGGCCTCCTGGAGGAGGCCTCCATGCAGGCCCCGTGCAGGGGCTACAGCGGCTTCTGGAACAGGCGAGGAGCCCGGGGGAGCTGCTGCGCTGGCTGGGCCAGAACCCCACCAAGGTGCGCGCCCATCACTACCCCGTGGCACTTCGTCGTCTGGGCCAGCTCTTGGGGTCTCAGCCACGGCCCCCTCCTGTGGAGCAGGCCACACTACAGGACTTGAGTCAGCTCATCATCCGAAACTGCCCCTCCTTTGATATTCACACCATCCACGTGTGTCTGCACCTTGCAGTCTTACTTG GCTTCCCATCAGATGGGCCCTTGATGTGTGCCCTGGAGCAGGAGAGAAGGTTCCGCCTCCCTCCGAAGCCACCTCCCTCTCTGCAACCTGTCCTTCGCGGTGGGCAAAGATTGGAAGCTGCTCTGAGCTGCCCTCGTTTCCTGAGGCATCCACGGCAGCATCTCATCCGCAGCCTGGCAG AGGCCAGGCCGGAGGAACTGACACCCCACGTGATGGTGCTCCTGGCCCAGCACCTGGCCCGGCACCGGTTGCGGGAGCCCCAGCTTCTGGAAGCCATTGCCCATTTCCTGGTGGTCCAGGAAATGCAGCTCAGCAGCAAG GTGGTACAGAAGTTGGTCCTGCCCTTTGGGCGGCTGAACTACTTGCCCCTGGAACAGCAGTTTATGCCCTGCCTTGAGAGGATCCTGGCTCGGGAAGCAGGGGTGGCTCCCCTGGCTACTGTCAACATCTTGATGTCACTGTGCCAGCTGCGGTGCCTGCCCTTCAGGGCCCTGCACTTTGTCTTTTCCCCAGGATTCATCAACCACATCGGTG GCACCCCTCACGCCCTGATTGTGCGGCGCTACCTCTCCCTGCTGGACGCAGCCGTGGAGCTGGAACTTCCAGGATACCGGGGTCCCCGCCTTCCCCGAAGGCAGCAAGTGCCCATCTTCCCCCAGCCACTCATCACTGACCGTGCCCGCTGCAAGTACAG tCACAAGGATATAGTGGCGGAGGGGCTGCGCCAGCTGCTGGGGGAAGAGAAGTACCGGCAGGACCTGACCGTGCCTCCAGGCTACTGCACAG aCTTCCTGTTGTGTGTCAGCAGCTCTGGTGCCGTGCTGCCCGTGAGGACCCAGGACCCCTTCCTACCATACCCTCCCAGGTCCTGTCCCCAGGGCCAGGCTGCCTCTCAGCCCACGACCCACGACCCGGCCCAAAG GGTGGTGCTGATGCTGCGGGAGCGCTGGCATTTCTGCCGCGACGGCCGAGTGCTGCTGGGCTCGCGGGCCCTACGGGAGCGGCACCTGGGCCTGATGGGCTACCAGCTCCTGCCG CTGCCCTTCGAGGAACTGGAGTCACAGAGAGGCCTGCCCCAGCTCAAGAGCTACCTGAGGCAGAAGCTCCAGGCTTTGGGCCTCCGCTGGGGGCCTGAAGGGGGGTGA
- the TMUB1 gene encoding transmembrane and ubiquitin-like domain-containing protein 1 isoform X1 codes for MLRAAAAGKEGVPSGVRDLGASRPEVPEGPLWSWRSRALSSVAGKAGAMALIEGVGDEVTILFAVLACLLVLALAWVSTHTAEGADPLPQPSGTPTPAQPSEATAVTGSIRGEAPGAETPSLRHRGQAAQPESGMGLSATSPTPDSPQEPLVLRLKFLNDSEQVARAWPHDTIGSLKRTQFPGREQQVRLIYQGQLLGDDTQTLGSLHLPPNCVLHCHVSTRVGPPHPPCPPGSEPGPSGLEIGSLLLPLLLLLLLLLWYCQIQYRPFFPLTATLGLAGFTLLLSLLAFAMYRP; via the exons ATGCTTCGGGCGGCGgcggcagggaaggagggggtgcCTTCAGGTGTCCGCGACCTCGGCGCCTCCCGCCCGGAAGTGCCCGAGGGTCCGCTATGGAGCTGGCGGAGCCGGGCG CTCAGTAGCGTGGCAGGCAAGGCAGGTGCCATGGCCTTGATTGAAGGGGTGGGTGATGAGGTGACCATCCTTTTCGCGGTGCTTGCCTGCCTTCTGGTGCTGGCTCTCGCCTGGGTCTCAACACACACCGCGGAGGGCGCCGACCCACTGCCCCAGCCATCAGGGACTCCAACACCAGCACAGCCCAGTGAAGCCACGGCGGTCACCGGCAGCATCAGAGGGGAGGCCCCAGGAGCCGAAACTCCCAGCTTGAGACACAGAGGTCAGGCTGCACAGCCAGAGTCTGGCATGGGGCTCTCAGCAACGTCACCAACCCCGGActccccccaggagcccctagtgCTCCGGCTGAAATTCCTCAACGATTCAGAGCAGGTGGCCAGGGCCTGGCCCCACGATACCATTGGCTCCCTGAAAAG GACCCAGTTTCCCGGCCGGGAACAGCAGGTGCGACTCATTTACCAAGGGCAACTGCTAGGAGACGACACCCAGACTCTGGGCAGCCTTCACCTCCCACCCAACTGCGTTCTCCACTGCCACGTGTCCACACGCGTGGGTCCCCCACATCCCCCTTGCCCACCGGGGTCAGAGCCAGGCCCCTCCGGGCTGGAAATAGGCAGCCTGCTGCTGCCtctcctgcttctgctgctgctgctgctctggtATTGCCAGATCCAGTACCGGCCCTTCTTTCCCCTGACCGCCACTCTGGGTCTGGCCGGCTTCACCCTGCTCCTCAGCCTCCTGGCCTTTGCCATGTACCGCCCGTAG
- the TMUB1 gene encoding transmembrane and ubiquitin-like domain-containing protein 1 isoform X2, translating to MALIEGVGDEVTILFAVLACLLVLALAWVSTHTAEGADPLPQPSGTPTPAQPSEATAVTGSIRGEAPGAETPSLRHRGQAAQPESGMGLSATSPTPDSPQEPLVLRLKFLNDSEQVARAWPHDTIGSLKRTQFPGREQQVRLIYQGQLLGDDTQTLGSLHLPPNCVLHCHVSTRVGPPHPPCPPGSEPGPSGLEIGSLLLPLLLLLLLLLWYCQIQYRPFFPLTATLGLAGFTLLLSLLAFAMYRP from the exons ATGGCCTTGATTGAAGGGGTGGGTGATGAGGTGACCATCCTTTTCGCGGTGCTTGCCTGCCTTCTGGTGCTGGCTCTCGCCTGGGTCTCAACACACACCGCGGAGGGCGCCGACCCACTGCCCCAGCCATCAGGGACTCCAACACCAGCACAGCCCAGTGAAGCCACGGCGGTCACCGGCAGCATCAGAGGGGAGGCCCCAGGAGCCGAAACTCCCAGCTTGAGACACAGAGGTCAGGCTGCACAGCCAGAGTCTGGCATGGGGCTCTCAGCAACGTCACCAACCCCGGActccccccaggagcccctagtgCTCCGGCTGAAATTCCTCAACGATTCAGAGCAGGTGGCCAGGGCCTGGCCCCACGATACCATTGGCTCCCTGAAAAG GACCCAGTTTCCCGGCCGGGAACAGCAGGTGCGACTCATTTACCAAGGGCAACTGCTAGGAGACGACACCCAGACTCTGGGCAGCCTTCACCTCCCACCCAACTGCGTTCTCCACTGCCACGTGTCCACACGCGTGGGTCCCCCACATCCCCCTTGCCCACCGGGGTCAGAGCCAGGCCCCTCCGGGCTGGAAATAGGCAGCCTGCTGCTGCCtctcctgcttctgctgctgctgctgctctggtATTGCCAGATCCAGTACCGGCCCTTCTTTCCCCTGACCGCCACTCTGGGTCTGGCCGGCTTCACCCTGCTCCTCAGCCTCCTGGCCTTTGCCATGTACCGCCCGTAG